A DNA window from Doryrhamphus excisus isolate RoL2022-K1 chromosome 2, RoL_Dexc_1.0, whole genome shotgun sequence contains the following coding sequences:
- the rhoq gene encoding rho-related GTP-binding protein RhoQ — protein MANGTGTIMLKCVVVGDGAVGKTCLLMSYANDAFPEEYVPTVFDHYAVSVNVGGKQYLLGLYDTAGQEDYDRLRPLSYPMTDVFLICFSVVNPASFQNVREEWVPELQEYAPSVPYLLIGTQIDLRDDPKTIAKLNNMKEKPIATEQGQKLAKEIGACCYVECSALTQKGLKTVFDEAIIAILAPKRKKGALKRRLGPHCINCCLIT, from the exons ATGGCTAACGGAACCGGTACtatcatgttaaaatgtgtcgTGGTCGGTGACGGCGCTGTGGGGAAAACGTGTCTTCTCATGAGCTACGCCAATGACGCCTTTCCAGAGGAATACGTCCCAACAGTTTTTGATCATTACGCAG TGAGCGTCAATGTCGGAGGAAAACAGTACTTGCTGGGACTGTATGACACAGCCGGTCAg GAGGATTATGACCGGCTGAGGCCATTGTCCTACCCGATGACCGATGTCTTTCTCATCTGCTTCTCTGTGGTTAACCCTGCCAGTTTCCAGAACGTGCGTGAAGAATGGGTGCCTGAGCTGCAGGAGTATGCACCCAGCGTCCCTTACCTGCTCATTGGCACCCAG atTGACCTGCGTGACGATCCCAAAACCATCGCCAAACTGAACAATATGAAGGAGAAACCGATAGCGACAGAGCAAGGCCAGAAGCTGGCAAAGGAG ATCGGCGCCTGTTGCTACGTGGAATGTTCGGCGCTAACCCAGAAAGGCCTGAAGACCGTGTTTGATGAGGCCATCATTGCCATTTTGGCTCCCAAGAGAAAGAAAGGAGCTCTGAAGCGAAGACTGGGGCCCCATTGCATCAACTGCTGCCTGATCACATGA